Genomic window (Rhododendron vialii isolate Sample 1 chromosome 4a, ASM3025357v1):
GCCCATGGACTAGGCTTACATCCCAAAGTAAGATCGAATAGCGTATATCTGTgtgtctttctctctccttttgtttgatttctctctccttctctcacgTTTGGTTTGATTAGTTTGGTTTGCTTCACACATCTATTTTTgttcttcgattcaatattcaTAATCACCATCTATTTGTTCGGCTTCCGCATAACACCTAGTAACTGCCGCcatttgattctttttcttctttaacacctccattttttttatcagcaaaagaagATTCCCTTGTCATAGATAGCAAGAAATTttgtagaaatttttttaacgCTACCATTTTACAATGCAGGTGGAGCTTAATTATCCATCAGAGTCAATTATAGGCATAAGTGGTTACTGTAGCTCCCGCGAGGAGCTGCGATCTGTGACACTCAAAGGCAAGGGTTACTGCAGCACCCTCTGTGGGCTGCAATTGGTGACCTCAATCAACTTCATTACCAACAATGCCACTTACGGACCATTTGGATGCCCCGCCCTAGACGATACTGTGTTTGACTTCCAAATCGGAGGACACAACAAATTTTGCGGATTTCATGGAAATTTTGCCTTGTATCTGCATTCAATTGGGGTGTATATGGAGCCAATGATGGCTCTAAGCAATGTTAACAATCTTGAGGAAAAGGTGAACATCAAAACTGAAAAGGCTTAGCTTTGCTTCCGGAGTACTAAATAACTACCCGCTGTTGCAGCAGCTAGCAAATTGTTGTGATGTTGTATATCTATCTAGTTTTAGCGGTACATTTTTGGAGTCCAAGGACAGTGTTTCCACCCTTTATATGTATCCTATGGCACTCCATATCTAATAGAGTGCTTCCAAAACCTTGAGTAGAGCATTGAGCCGAAAATGTTGTTCTGTATTTTGGTGGTGCCAGGTGAAGTGATTACTGCTTCGAACACCacgaaaatgaaaacaaaattggaaaacaatGACAAGGAAACCATTAAGTTTGCAACTACACATCCAAGAAGCAAGAAGTGCTGCTACTTCTCATCATTGAAACCATTATCCCTTCAGTTCTATCTACGATTGAGCAAAATACCCCACCCACCCGAACAGCAACCCACAAACATGACCAGAAAAACCCCACCCAAAACATGTTGCCTCCCTTTAATCATTATCTAAAAGCAAATATCAAAAAAGAACTCCGGCTTGCATCTTCGACAAGTACAGAAGAAGAACATCGGAGATAAAACACAGAGCTCTTGGGCTGTTCACTTAAGATTTGGAATAAACGTGAGGCTAGCTAATAAGCTTCCAGTGAAAGGTCAAAAGAGCTCAAGTTCATTTTACGCCaagtaaaagagaaaatatttccATGCCTTAAGTGGCCTAGATGTGCATTGATTGTGTTAGAATATAGtaatcatataatatcataatcatgttctgatatgattacgatattatatgattgccttgattttattttgattgtaattgattaCGATTTCATTATAATTAGGATGATTCTCTTCCATAGTTAGGCTCCCTCCCCTTGTATAAATAGAGGTCTCATTGTATAGTTTTATAATCGAATTCAATATTTCTTCTCTTCATATATTTAACAGATTGAGAAACCTTTTGGTTATTCTTCCTGAATAGGCTtcatggagagggagagagtggtTTGGGTGTTTGATAGAATCTCTAAGGAATTTTGCTTCAAGATTAGCTGAAAATGTGATGGAATGCAAAGACTCTACAATTCATGCATCATTAACGATCACTGTTGCTTAAAGAGAGTGGATAGCTCTGGTTATGAGGAGGCGGTTGCATATCTAAGCATGCCTTTTTTTGAAGCTTTGTCATACTTTGCTAAGGTGCTTATCAAAAATGAAAAGGTTTAGTAGATTTGCAGCAGcgtagtggttttttttttttttttggccatatTTTATAGTTAGTCAACGAGGGAGTCAAAGGCTATTCATAGTCCTGAAACCCCACCCCTCGTGTGGTTGGCAGCTTGGCAGTTTAGCGTAGTGGTTTGGTGATGTCAAGTTTTAGCAAATTATTTACAACCCCGTGTGCATTCTTTCATCCAATATAGTTAAAATTTATGGTTGTTACCAAAACATTGGATTGAGGATTTGGAGAATATCTTATTTTGCATTTTGACTTGAGTTCTACTtccaaaaacatgaaaaacgTTTAACATTACTAccaaaaagatatatataggagtataatTAATCCGTATTTATCCTGGCTCCATGATTTCCACAATCCTCATTTACCTTGTTTTTATAGTAGTAAAGTTAAGTCTTGTATGGGTGCCC
Coding sequences:
- the LOC131324068 gene encoding inactive protein RESTRICTED TEV MOVEMENT 1-like — encoded protein: MGTLGNPHWGVTWDDRGRTGIAGIFISHGDKIHSLQFQFVENGWNLGPVELNYPSESIIGISGYCSSREELRSVTLKGKGYCSTLCGLQLVTSINFITNNATYGPFGCPALDDTVFDFQIGGHNKFCGFHGNFALYLHSIGVYMEPMMALSNVNNLEEKVNIKTEKA